The Mercenaria mercenaria strain notata chromosome 10, MADL_Memer_1, whole genome shotgun sequence genome contains a region encoding:
- the LOC123561686 gene encoding centrosome-associated protein CEP250-like isoform X4: MAEAQCSSQSQSRTERRDSTVENMFKCPICHNEMSRVSITHCGHRFCNRCIRKWIEQHPNCPTCRTKITAKNLIEDRTFDEFIRTFKERTVPTAESEAQQEQAGRSGGMSIEELGNILQSVMPQRDQDMRNLTDNLIRMKDQEIARLTTQIQEHTSTISRLNGELRTVQDQLGDELPILTERSAQLQLTSDRQREQNQQLQDKTQSLETSLTSYKVAVKQTMEQKKLLEEQHRQKTQELQTTKTQLDVSKKENTQLKLQLQSTKDALNSQKEQLEKSESTTEQMKELVNTFFQQKQMLDAELETARQECLQLGQQVQQLQMFESMYQDTAQQLKDLNETVLPKKDSTIIQLQERTTELINDVAILRQNNIPLGQHVQILQSNLQEAIQQLQCYYEQEYGSKIMKVEKVNEVLKNQLNEKETELQNREDVGERTNQLEQMMNSRVNV, from the exons ATGGCTGAGGCACAGTGTTCCTCTCAAAGTCAGTCTCGCACTGAAAGACGG GACAGCACTgttgaaaacatgtttaaatgcCCGATTTGTCACAACGAAATGTCCCGCGTGTCTATTACCCATTGCGGGCATCGCTTCTGCAACCGCTGCATAAGGAAGTGGATAGAACAACACCCCAACTGCCCAACTTGCAGAACGAAAATAACAGCCAAAAATCTTATCGAGGACCGAACTTTTGACGAGTTTATAC GAACGTTTAAAGAGAGGACGGTACCAACCGCGGAGAGTGAGGCCCAGCAAGAACAAGCAG GACGAAGTGGCGGGATGTCGATTGAAGAGCTGGGCAACATTTTACAGAGTGTTATGCCACAGAGGGACCAGGATATGAGGAATCTTACAGACAACCTCATTAGGATGAAGGACCAAGAGATAGCACGGCTTACAACACAGATACAGGAGCATACTAGCACCATCAGCCGCCTTAATG gtgaACTCAGGACTGTACAAGATCAGCTTGGGGATGAATTGCCCATACTGACGGAAAGATCCGCTCAATTACAGCTCACATCAGACAGACAAAGAGAACAGAACCAGCAACTACAAG ACAAGACCCAGAGTCTTGAAACTAGCTTGACGTCATACAAGGTCGCAGTGAAGCAAACGATGGAACAGAAGAAATTACTGGAAGAGCAGCACCGTCAAAAGACTCAAGAATTACAAACAACTAAGACCCAGCTAG ATGTGAGTAAGAAAGAAAATACACAGCTGAAGTTGCAACTGCAGAGTACtaaag ATGCGTTGAATTCACAAAAAGAACAGCTAGAAAAAAGCGAATCGACTACAGAACAAATGAAAGAGCTGGTAAACACTTTCTTTCAGCAAAAGCAAATGTTGGATG CGGAGCTTGAAACAGCTCGACAGGAATGTCTGCAACTTGGTCAGCAAGTCCAGCAACTGCAGATGTTTGAAAGTATGTACCAAGACACTGCTCAACAACTAAAGGATCTCAATGAAACAGTATTGCCAAAAAAAGATTCTACCATTATTCAGCTACAAGAAAGGACAACAGAACTTATTA ATGATGTAGCCATTTTACGCCAAAACAATATTCCACTGGGCCAACACGTGCAGATTCTTCAAAGTAACTTACAAGAAGCAATTCAGCAACTTCAGTGCTACTATG aACAAGAATATGGGAGCAAGATTATGAAGGTAGAAAAAGTGAACGAAGTTTTAAAGAATCAGCTGAATGAAAAGGAAACTGAACTACAGAATCGAGAGGACGTAGGGG AGAGAACAAACCAACTTGAACAGATGATGAATTCCCGTGTGAATGTGTAA
- the LOC123561686 gene encoding E3 ubiquitin-protein ligase TRAIP-like isoform X2: MAEAQCSSQSQSRTERRDSTVENMFKCPICHNEMSRVSITHCGHRFCNRCIRKWIEQHPNCPTCRTKITAKNLIEDRTFDEFIRTFKERTVPTAESEAQQEQAGRSGGMSIEELGNILQSVMPQRDQDMRNLTDNLIRMKDQEIARLTTQIQEHTSTISRLNGELRTVQDQLGDELPILTERSAQLQLTSDRQREQNQQLQDKTQSLETSLTSYKVAVKQTMEQKKLLEEQHRQKTQELQTTKTQLDVSKKENTQLKLQLQSTKDALNSQKEQLEKSESTTEQMKELVNTFFQQKQMLDAELETARQECLQLGQQVQQLQMFESMYQDTAQQLKDLNETVLPKKDSTIIQLQERTTELINDVAILRQNNIPLGQHVQILQSNLQEAIQQLQCYYEQEYGSKIMKVEKVNEVLKNQLNEKETELQNREDVGDELKSATRTYKKLIKENCDLKDKVKEQDNQIRHLRQDVAHSKQRTNQLEQMMNSRVNV, translated from the exons ATGGCTGAGGCACAGTGTTCCTCTCAAAGTCAGTCTCGCACTGAAAGACGG GACAGCACTgttgaaaacatgtttaaatgcCCGATTTGTCACAACGAAATGTCCCGCGTGTCTATTACCCATTGCGGGCATCGCTTCTGCAACCGCTGCATAAGGAAGTGGATAGAACAACACCCCAACTGCCCAACTTGCAGAACGAAAATAACAGCCAAAAATCTTATCGAGGACCGAACTTTTGACGAGTTTATAC GAACGTTTAAAGAGAGGACGGTACCAACCGCGGAGAGTGAGGCCCAGCAAGAACAAGCAG GACGAAGTGGCGGGATGTCGATTGAAGAGCTGGGCAACATTTTACAGAGTGTTATGCCACAGAGGGACCAGGATATGAGGAATCTTACAGACAACCTCATTAGGATGAAGGACCAAGAGATAGCACGGCTTACAACACAGATACAGGAGCATACTAGCACCATCAGCCGCCTTAATG gtgaACTCAGGACTGTACAAGATCAGCTTGGGGATGAATTGCCCATACTGACGGAAAGATCCGCTCAATTACAGCTCACATCAGACAGACAAAGAGAACAGAACCAGCAACTACAAG ACAAGACCCAGAGTCTTGAAACTAGCTTGACGTCATACAAGGTCGCAGTGAAGCAAACGATGGAACAGAAGAAATTACTGGAAGAGCAGCACCGTCAAAAGACTCAAGAATTACAAACAACTAAGACCCAGCTAG ATGTGAGTAAGAAAGAAAATACACAGCTGAAGTTGCAACTGCAGAGTACtaaag ATGCGTTGAATTCACAAAAAGAACAGCTAGAAAAAAGCGAATCGACTACAGAACAAATGAAAGAGCTGGTAAACACTTTCTTTCAGCAAAAGCAAATGTTGGATG CGGAGCTTGAAACAGCTCGACAGGAATGTCTGCAACTTGGTCAGCAAGTCCAGCAACTGCAGATGTTTGAAAGTATGTACCAAGACACTGCTCAACAACTAAAGGATCTCAATGAAACAGTATTGCCAAAAAAAGATTCTACCATTATTCAGCTACAAGAAAGGACAACAGAACTTATTA ATGATGTAGCCATTTTACGCCAAAACAATATTCCACTGGGCCAACACGTGCAGATTCTTCAAAGTAACTTACAAGAAGCAATTCAGCAACTTCAGTGCTACTATG aACAAGAATATGGGAGCAAGATTATGAAGGTAGAAAAAGTGAACGAAGTTTTAAAGAATCAGCTGAATGAAAAGGAAACTGAACTACAGAATCGAGAGGACGTAGGGG ATGAACTTAAATCAGCAACGAGGACCTACAAGAAACTCATTAAAGAGAACTGTGATCTCAAAGACAAAGTGAAGGAACAGGACAATCAAATAAGGCATTTAAGACAAGACGTTGCTCATTCAAAAC AGAGAACAAACCAACTTGAACAGATGATGAATTCCCGTGTGAATGTGTAA
- the LOC123561686 gene encoding centrosome-associated protein CEP250-like isoform X3 produces MAEAQCSSQSQSRTERRDSTVENMFKCPICHNEMSRVSITHCGHRFCNRCIRKWIEQHPNCPTCRTKITAKNLIEDRTFDEFIRTFKERTVPTAESEAQQEQAGRSGGMSIEELGNILQSVMPQRDQDMRNLTDNLIRMKDQEIARLTTQIQEHTSTISRLNGELRTVQDQLGDELPILTERSAQLQLTSDRQREQNQQLQDKTQSLETSLTSYKVAVKQTMEQKKLLEEQHRQKTQELQTTKTQLDVSKKENTQLKLQLQSTKDALNSQKEQLEKSESTTEQMKELVNTFFQQKQMLDAELETARQECLQLGQQVQQLQMFESMYQDTAQQLKDLNETVLPKKDSTIIQLQERTTELINDVAILRQNNIPLGQHVQILQSNLQEAIQQLQCYYEQEYGSKIMKVEKVNEVLKNQLNEKETELQNREDVGERTNQLEQMMNSRVNVYEE; encoded by the exons ATGGCTGAGGCACAGTGTTCCTCTCAAAGTCAGTCTCGCACTGAAAGACGG GACAGCACTgttgaaaacatgtttaaatgcCCGATTTGTCACAACGAAATGTCCCGCGTGTCTATTACCCATTGCGGGCATCGCTTCTGCAACCGCTGCATAAGGAAGTGGATAGAACAACACCCCAACTGCCCAACTTGCAGAACGAAAATAACAGCCAAAAATCTTATCGAGGACCGAACTTTTGACGAGTTTATAC GAACGTTTAAAGAGAGGACGGTACCAACCGCGGAGAGTGAGGCCCAGCAAGAACAAGCAG GACGAAGTGGCGGGATGTCGATTGAAGAGCTGGGCAACATTTTACAGAGTGTTATGCCACAGAGGGACCAGGATATGAGGAATCTTACAGACAACCTCATTAGGATGAAGGACCAAGAGATAGCACGGCTTACAACACAGATACAGGAGCATACTAGCACCATCAGCCGCCTTAATG gtgaACTCAGGACTGTACAAGATCAGCTTGGGGATGAATTGCCCATACTGACGGAAAGATCCGCTCAATTACAGCTCACATCAGACAGACAAAGAGAACAGAACCAGCAACTACAAG ACAAGACCCAGAGTCTTGAAACTAGCTTGACGTCATACAAGGTCGCAGTGAAGCAAACGATGGAACAGAAGAAATTACTGGAAGAGCAGCACCGTCAAAAGACTCAAGAATTACAAACAACTAAGACCCAGCTAG ATGTGAGTAAGAAAGAAAATACACAGCTGAAGTTGCAACTGCAGAGTACtaaag ATGCGTTGAATTCACAAAAAGAACAGCTAGAAAAAAGCGAATCGACTACAGAACAAATGAAAGAGCTGGTAAACACTTTCTTTCAGCAAAAGCAAATGTTGGATG CGGAGCTTGAAACAGCTCGACAGGAATGTCTGCAACTTGGTCAGCAAGTCCAGCAACTGCAGATGTTTGAAAGTATGTACCAAGACACTGCTCAACAACTAAAGGATCTCAATGAAACAGTATTGCCAAAAAAAGATTCTACCATTATTCAGCTACAAGAAAGGACAACAGAACTTATTA ATGATGTAGCCATTTTACGCCAAAACAATATTCCACTGGGCCAACACGTGCAGATTCTTCAAAGTAACTTACAAGAAGCAATTCAGCAACTTCAGTGCTACTATG aACAAGAATATGGGAGCAAGATTATGAAGGTAGAAAAAGTGAACGAAGTTTTAAAGAATCAGCTGAATGAAAAGGAAACTGAACTACAGAATCGAGAGGACGTAGGGG AGAGAACAAACCAACTTGAACAGATGATGAATTCCCGTGTGAATGT GTATGAAGAGTAA
- the LOC123561686 gene encoding centrosome-associated protein CEP250-like isoform X1, whose protein sequence is MAEAQCSSQSQSRTERRDSTVENMFKCPICHNEMSRVSITHCGHRFCNRCIRKWIEQHPNCPTCRTKITAKNLIEDRTFDEFIRTFKERTVPTAESEAQQEQAGRSGGMSIEELGNILQSVMPQRDQDMRNLTDNLIRMKDQEIARLTTQIQEHTSTISRLNGELRTVQDQLGDELPILTERSAQLQLTSDRQREQNQQLQDKTQSLETSLTSYKVAVKQTMEQKKLLEEQHRQKTQELQTTKTQLDVSKKENTQLKLQLQSTKDALNSQKEQLEKSESTTEQMKELVNTFFQQKQMLDAELETARQECLQLGQQVQQLQMFESMYQDTAQQLKDLNETVLPKKDSTIIQLQERTTELINDVAILRQNNIPLGQHVQILQSNLQEAIQQLQCYYEQEYGSKIMKVEKVNEVLKNQLNEKETELQNREDVGDELKSATRTYKKLIKENCDLKDKVKEQDNQIRHLRQDVAHSKQRTNQLEQMMNSRVNVYEE, encoded by the exons ATGGCTGAGGCACAGTGTTCCTCTCAAAGTCAGTCTCGCACTGAAAGACGG GACAGCACTgttgaaaacatgtttaaatgcCCGATTTGTCACAACGAAATGTCCCGCGTGTCTATTACCCATTGCGGGCATCGCTTCTGCAACCGCTGCATAAGGAAGTGGATAGAACAACACCCCAACTGCCCAACTTGCAGAACGAAAATAACAGCCAAAAATCTTATCGAGGACCGAACTTTTGACGAGTTTATAC GAACGTTTAAAGAGAGGACGGTACCAACCGCGGAGAGTGAGGCCCAGCAAGAACAAGCAG GACGAAGTGGCGGGATGTCGATTGAAGAGCTGGGCAACATTTTACAGAGTGTTATGCCACAGAGGGACCAGGATATGAGGAATCTTACAGACAACCTCATTAGGATGAAGGACCAAGAGATAGCACGGCTTACAACACAGATACAGGAGCATACTAGCACCATCAGCCGCCTTAATG gtgaACTCAGGACTGTACAAGATCAGCTTGGGGATGAATTGCCCATACTGACGGAAAGATCCGCTCAATTACAGCTCACATCAGACAGACAAAGAGAACAGAACCAGCAACTACAAG ACAAGACCCAGAGTCTTGAAACTAGCTTGACGTCATACAAGGTCGCAGTGAAGCAAACGATGGAACAGAAGAAATTACTGGAAGAGCAGCACCGTCAAAAGACTCAAGAATTACAAACAACTAAGACCCAGCTAG ATGTGAGTAAGAAAGAAAATACACAGCTGAAGTTGCAACTGCAGAGTACtaaag ATGCGTTGAATTCACAAAAAGAACAGCTAGAAAAAAGCGAATCGACTACAGAACAAATGAAAGAGCTGGTAAACACTTTCTTTCAGCAAAAGCAAATGTTGGATG CGGAGCTTGAAACAGCTCGACAGGAATGTCTGCAACTTGGTCAGCAAGTCCAGCAACTGCAGATGTTTGAAAGTATGTACCAAGACACTGCTCAACAACTAAAGGATCTCAATGAAACAGTATTGCCAAAAAAAGATTCTACCATTATTCAGCTACAAGAAAGGACAACAGAACTTATTA ATGATGTAGCCATTTTACGCCAAAACAATATTCCACTGGGCCAACACGTGCAGATTCTTCAAAGTAACTTACAAGAAGCAATTCAGCAACTTCAGTGCTACTATG aACAAGAATATGGGAGCAAGATTATGAAGGTAGAAAAAGTGAACGAAGTTTTAAAGAATCAGCTGAATGAAAAGGAAACTGAACTACAGAATCGAGAGGACGTAGGGG ATGAACTTAAATCAGCAACGAGGACCTACAAGAAACTCATTAAAGAGAACTGTGATCTCAAAGACAAAGTGAAGGAACAGGACAATCAAATAAGGCATTTAAGACAAGACGTTGCTCATTCAAAAC AGAGAACAAACCAACTTGAACAGATGATGAATTCCCGTGTGAATGT GTATGAAGAGTAA